A section of the Clostridium sp. TW13 genome encodes:
- a CDS encoding amino acid ABC transporter ATP-binding protein → MINIRNLHKSFGDKEILKGIDLNVPKGEATFIIGPSGSGKTTLLRCMNLLEIPNEGTISIGNNTLEFKTNKKNIQNDILKLRKSTGMVFQGFHLFPHMTVIQNIMEGPVTVLKQSKDDARAKAITLLQKVGLSEKSNSYPHELSGGQQQRVAIARAMAMEPSVLLFDEPTSALDPELEAEVLKVMRDLSHEGMTMVVVTHKMSFAKEVANNVIFMDDGIIVESGTPQKLFTNTTNSRLKQFLSLVE, encoded by the coding sequence ATGATTAACATACGAAATTTACACAAAAGTTTTGGTGATAAAGAGATTTTAAAGGGAATAGATTTAAATGTTCCTAAAGGGGAAGCAACATTTATAATAGGACCGTCTGGTTCAGGGAAAACTACGCTTCTTCGCTGCATGAATTTATTAGAGATTCCTAATGAAGGTACAATAAGTATTGGAAATAATACATTGGAATTTAAAACGAATAAGAAAAATATCCAAAATGATATTTTGAAATTAAGAAAGAGTACAGGTATGGTATTTCAAGGGTTTCACCTATTTCCACATATGACTGTTATTCAAAATATTATGGAAGGACCTGTTACTGTTCTAAAGCAATCAAAAGATGATGCTAGAGCTAAAGCAATTACGCTTTTGCAGAAAGTTGGGCTTTCAGAAAAAAGTAACAGCTATCCGCACGAACTTTCTGGTGGACAGCAGCAGAGGGTTGCTATTGCCCGTGCAATGGCTATGGAACCATCAGTGTTGCTATTTGATGAACCAACTTCTGCACTTGATCCAGAACTTGAGGCAGAGGTTCTTAAGGTTATGAGAGATCTTTCGCATGAAGGAATGACAATGGTTGTAGTTACTCATAAGATGAGTTTTGCAAAAGAGGTTGCTAATAATGTAATATTTATGGATGATGGGATTATAGTTGAAAGTGGAACTCCACAAAAATTATTTACCAATACAACTAATTCAAGATTAAAACAGTTCTTAAGTTTGGTTGAATAA
- a CDS encoding GNAT family N-acetyltransferase, whose amino-acid sequence MNIFRVTEKEEQFLKYKKSYIHSTAFIAKQGEDVIGIFEYNINGIVAEITNILLPCSKNQSIRVVKGFIEELSYWNPYVNSVVLKNEISEVDLKTLKSFGFIADKGWMYEIDNASKLFKLSLSDIVPEQLTVDEKKVHKAISWVNCPRDVMVGCVEIDNKILVIDGYSRLVVAVQKGFSYVYGYMDKGNDNDEQKAFYKTCFSWCQEAGVNSVYDFNNRIVSSEEHKKIWIDRCQRYFKEKANEGLGKVKTLESKRLILRGWKLEDLDDFYQYAKNPKVGPNAGWAPHESKETTLSILNSFIEKQQVWAIQDKESGSVIGSIGLHDDHKRSDTGAKMLGYVLSEDYWGKGIMPEAVQEILKYAFEEANVQLISVYHYDFNTTSKRVIEKVGFKFEGILRAASKRYDGKIFDDYCYSMLRQEYSELIK is encoded by the coding sequence ATGAATATATTTAGAGTAACAGAAAAAGAGGAGCAATTTTTAAAATATAAAAAGAGCTATATTCATAGTACAGCTTTTATAGCAAAGCAGGGGGAAGATGTTATAGGCATATTTGAATATAATATAAATGGTATAGTAGCTGAGATAACCAATATTTTATTACCTTGTTCAAAGAACCAATCAATAAGAGTAGTAAAGGGGTTTATTGAAGAATTAAGTTATTGGAATCCTTATGTTAATTCTGTTGTTTTAAAAAATGAAATTTCAGAAGTAGATTTGAAAACTCTTAAATCTTTTGGTTTTATTGCCGATAAAGGATGGATGTATGAAATTGATAATGCAAGTAAATTATTCAAATTAAGTTTATCAGATATTGTACCAGAACAACTTACAGTGGATGAAAAAAAGGTACATAAGGCTATCTCTTGGGTGAATTGTCCAAGGGATGTAATGGTGGGATGTGTTGAGATAGATAATAAGATTTTAGTTATTGACGGATATTCTAGGCTAGTAGTTGCAGTTCAAAAAGGATTCTCTTATGTTTATGGTTATATGGATAAAGGTAATGATAATGATGAGCAAAAAGCTTTTTATAAGACGTGCTTTTCCTGGTGCCAAGAAGCTGGAGTTAATAGTGTTTATGATTTTAATAATAGAATAGTATCGTCAGAAGAACATAAAAAAATATGGATTGATAGGTGTCAGAGGTATTTTAAAGAAAAAGCTAACGAAGGATTAGGAAAAGTGAAGACTTTAGAATCAAAAAGATTAATTTTGAGAGGATGGAAGCTAGAGGATTTAGATGATTTTTATCAATATGCTAAGAATCCTAAGGTTGGACCTAATGCTGGATGGGCACCTCATGAAAGTAAAGAGACTACTTTGAGTATATTAAATAGTTTTATAGAAAAACAGCAAGTATGGGCCATACAAGATAAAGAGAGTGGGAGTGTCATAGGTTCTATTGGATTGCATGACGATCACAAAAGAAGTGATACGGGAGCTAAGATGCTTGGATATGTTTTATCCGAAGATTATTGGGGAAAAGGTATAATGCCAGAAGCAGTACAAGAAATTTTGAAGTATGCCTTTGAAGAAGCAAATGTCCAATTAATTTCCGTCTATCATTATGATTTTAATACTACCTCTAAAAGAGTTATAGAGAAGGTTGGATTTAAGTTTGAGGGAATATTAAGGGCAGCTAGTAAAAGGTATGATGGGAAAATTTTTGATGATTATTGTTATTCTATGTTAAGACAAGAGTATAGTGAATTAATAAAATAA
- a CDS encoding Cof-type HAD-IIB family hydrolase produces MIKLIATDMDGTLLNSNHEINPEFDEVFNKLKEKNILFAVASGRQYYTLLKQFDKVKKDMLFIAENGTFVVHKDKELVVNDMDREQALHIIRIAREISQCEIVLCGKDSAYIESQNQSFAEEVNRYYVRCQCVEKFEDVDDKILKVAICDLKGTENNSLNYFQEYQKSVQITVSGKLWLDITAKGINKGIAIKEIQQALNVSYDETMVFGDYLNDLEMMQSAYYSYAMENAHEELKKVSRFTAKSNDENGVLDTIKQIVLS; encoded by the coding sequence ATGATAAAGTTAATAGCAACGGATATGGATGGAACATTACTAAATAGTAATCATGAAATTAATCCAGAGTTTGATGAAGTTTTTAATAAATTGAAGGAAAAGAATATTCTATTTGCAGTAGCTAGTGGGAGGCAATATTACACTTTGCTAAAACAATTTGATAAAGTAAAAAAGGACATGCTATTTATAGCTGAAAATGGAACTTTTGTAGTACATAAGGACAAAGAATTAGTAGTTAATGATATGGATAGGGAACAAGCATTACATATTATTAGGATAGCAAGAGAAATTTCACAGTGTGAGATAGTCCTTTGTGGAAAAGATTCTGCATATATAGAAAGTCAAAATCAAAGTTTTGCAGAAGAAGTAAATAGATATTATGTTAGATGTCAGTGCGTAGAAAAATTTGAGGATGTAGATGATAAGATATTGAAAGTTGCTATCTGTGACTTAAAGGGTACTGAAAATAATAGTCTAAATTATTTTCAGGAATACCAGAAAAGTGTTCAAATAACTGTTTCAGGCAAACTATGGCTTGATATTACAGCTAAGGGTATAAACAAGGGAATAGCAATTAAAGAGATTCAACAAGCATTGAATGTTAGTTATGATGAGACTATGGTGTTTGGAGATTACTTAAATGATTTAGAAATGATGCAAAGCGCTTATTATAGCTATGCTATGGAAAATGCTCATGAGGAGTTAAAAAAAGTATCTAGATTTACAGCCAAAAGTAATGATGAAAATGGAGTTCTAGATACAATAAAACAAATAGTATTAAGTTAA
- a CDS encoding DUF6873 family GME fold protein, which translates to MKFAFVDYRISDKELTSLKKINIEPIKVPPCHKLYNAINGHVDIQLFQSSPLCNQFIAYKDIPENFLSKLTSLKVNFTLSSSSLGETYPENIALNCISTGSILIHNLKYTDEQIKTLCKNKKLINIKQGYSKCSCAIVNNSAFITSDIGIYNVLKSCSYDVLLLPAGDIVLEDFDYGFIGGTCGLISKDTMAFFGDINQYKYGDQVKEFLDSHNVNIISLNDGKLVDRGGLFIFDSSI; encoded by the coding sequence ATGAAATTTGCTTTTGTAGATTATAGAATTTCTGATAAAGAGTTAACTTCATTAAAAAAAATTAATATCGAACCAATAAAAGTTCCTCCTTGTCACAAACTGTATAATGCTATTAACGGTCATGTTGATATACAATTATTTCAAAGCTCACCTTTATGTAATCAATTTATCGCCTACAAAGATATACCAGAAAACTTTTTATCTAAATTAACTTCTCTAAAAGTTAATTTCACCTTATCCTCTTCATCCTTAGGTGAAACCTATCCTGAAAATATAGCATTGAACTGCATTAGCACTGGCTCAATTTTAATCCATAATCTAAAATATACAGATGAGCAAATTAAAACCTTATGTAAAAATAAGAAATTAATTAACATAAAACAAGGATATTCTAAGTGCTCTTGTGCTATAGTAAATAATTCCGCATTCATAACAAGTGACATAGGAATATATAACGTTCTTAAATCTTGCTCCTATGATGTTCTATTGCTACCTGCTGGAGATATTGTACTAGAAGATTTTGACTATGGTTTTATAGGTGGTACATGTGGATTAATCTCCAAAGATACAATGGCTTTTTTTGGTGACATTAACCAATATAAATACGGTGACCAAGTCAAAGAATTCTTAGATTCTCACAATGTTAATATAATCTCATTAAATGATGGTAAGCTAGTTGATAGAGGAGGCTTATTTATTTTCGACTCCTCTATATAA
- the ytxC gene encoding putative sporulation protein YtxC, protein MLLLRLAYDEQHDISEDIREISLFLKQKGVTVGIRESMEGNTNIAAIVCEDSIYSEKLQSLVSFYCSNILYKIVIEDFKNREFLEYVTENYFFLNREEIIEIENRCMKTLSSNGVLLNDTSVYCLNIVNNIIDKIKNCVEEQHNINVEGFIRFRMKDLVDDIESIIDKVVEDYMVEKEYNEFIKLLKYFVDIQDSKIDLLNIVMLKDGGYELFDEVGNNIFQEFVNSITELKATNAVKEEDIIISGLITNSPKEIIIHNKENCNNKEFLNTIVSVFGDRVKYCEGCSICIKTHIKV, encoded by the coding sequence ATGCTACTGCTTAGACTTGCATATGATGAGCAACATGACATCAGTGAAGACATACGTGAAATTAGCTTGTTTTTGAAGCAAAAAGGTGTCACTGTAGGTATTAGAGAAAGTATGGAGGGGAATACTAACATTGCCGCAATAGTTTGTGAAGATTCCATATATAGTGAAAAGCTACAGTCTTTGGTTAGTTTTTATTGCAGCAATATTTTATATAAAATTGTAATTGAGGATTTTAAGAATAGAGAATTTTTAGAGTATGTAACAGAAAACTATTTTTTCTTAAATAGAGAAGAAATAATAGAGATTGAGAATAGGTGTATGAAAACATTATCTTCAAATGGTGTACTTTTAAATGATACAAGTGTATACTGCCTTAATATAGTAAATAATATAATAGACAAAATAAAAAATTGTGTGGAAGAACAGCATAATATTAACGTTGAAGGTTTTATAAGATTTAGAATGAAAGATTTGGTTGATGACATAGAATCTATAATAGATAAAGTAGTTGAAGATTATATGGTGGAAAAAGAGTATAATGAGTTTATTAAATTACTAAAATATTTTGTTGATATACAAGATAGCAAGATAGATTTATTAAATATTGTTATGCTAAAAGATGGTGGATATGAATTATTTGATGAGGTAGGAAATAATATTTTTCAGGAGTTTGTGAATAGTATAACTGAACTTAAAGCTACAAATGCAGTTAAGGAAGAGGATATAATTATAAGTGGTCTTATAACTAATTCTCCTAAAGAAATAATAATTCACAATAAAGAAAATTGTAATAATAAAGAGTTTTTAAATACTATAGTAAGTGTGTTTGGAGACAGAGTGAAATATTGTGAAGGATGTAGTATTTGTATAAAAACACACATAAAAGTATAA
- the infC gene encoding translation initiation factor IF-3, with translation MNNISKNFLLNEEIREKELRIVGHDGEQLGLMSSSEALKMAEEKDMDLVMISPSAKPPVCKIMDYGKFIYEQAKKDREAKKKQKVVDLKEVRVSPKIEEHDIMIKATNARRFLQEGDKVKITVRFRGREADYSHVGNKILQNFAEKLADVSTIEKPAKLEGRNMIMILTPKKA, from the coding sequence GTGAATAATATTAGTAAAAATTTTTTGTTAAATGAAGAAATAAGAGAAAAAGAATTAAGAATTGTAGGACATGATGGTGAACAATTAGGTTTAATGTCATCTAGTGAGGCATTAAAAATGGCTGAAGAAAAAGATATGGATTTGGTTATGATATCACCTAGTGCAAAACCACCAGTTTGTAAAATAATGGACTATGGTAAGTTCATATATGAGCAAGCTAAAAAAGACAGAGAAGCAAAGAAAAAACAAAAAGTAGTAGATTTAAAAGAAGTGAGAGTTAGCCCTAAGATAGAAGAACATGACATCATGATTAAAGCAACAAATGCAAGAAGGTTTTTACAAGAGGGCGATAAAGTTAAAATCACAGTAAGATTTAGAGGAAGAGAAGCAGATTATTCTCATGTTGGAAACAAAATCTTACAAAACTTTGCTGAGAAGTTAGCTGATGTTTCTACAATAGAAAAACCAGCAAAGCTTGAAGGTAGAAATATGATAATGATTTTAACTCCAAAAAAAGCATAA
- the rpmI gene encoding 50S ribosomal protein L35, with protein sequence MPKMKTHRGAAKRFKLTGTGKLKRAKAFKSHILTKKSAKRKRNLRKTAYVSVAQEKTMKKLLPYL encoded by the coding sequence ATGCCAAAAATGAAGACTCATAGAGGAGCAGCTAAAAGATTTAAATTAACAGGAACAGGTAAATTAAAGAGAGCTAAAGCTTTCAAAAGCCATATCTTAACAAAGAAAAGCGCTAAGAGAAAGAGAAACTTAAGAAAAACAGCTTATGTTTCAGTAGCTCAAGAAAAAACAATGAAAAAATTATTACCATATCTATAA
- the rplT gene encoding 50S ribosomal protein L20: MARVKRAVNSRKNHKKVLKLAKGYYGGKSKLFKTANESVIRALRNAYVGRKLKKRDYRSLWIARINAATRINGLSYSKFMNGMKLAGIDINRKMLSEIAINDPKAFADLVEVAKKQINA; the protein is encoded by the coding sequence ATGGCAAGAGTAAAGAGAGCAGTAAATTCTCGTAAAAATCATAAAAAGGTATTAAAGCTTGCAAAAGGTTACTATGGTGGAAAGAGTAAACTTTTTAAGACAGCTAATGAATCAGTTATAAGAGCGTTAAGAAATGCTTACGTTGGAAGAAAGTTAAAGAAGAGAGACTATAGAAGTCTATGGATAGCAAGAATAAATGCTGCAACAAGAATTAATGGATTATCATATTCAAAATTCATGAACGGTATGAAACTTGCAGGTATCGATATTAACAGAAAGATGCTTTCAGAGATCGCTATAAATGATCCAAAGGCATTTGCTGATTTAGTAGAAGTAGCTAAAAAACAAATTAATGCTTAA
- a CDS encoding TrmH family RNA methyltransferase, which translates to MLKIESKENKLFKDTKKLKEKKWRIKNKKYLIEGVRIVEEAIKAKVKIDAIFLEEDLEDARINAFLEGQSFNSYVLSKELFKSLCSTEAPQGIIAIVDLSNSIEKKSGNFYILADKVQDPGNMGTIIRTAHAANAKGVIITKGTVDIYNEKTIRSTMGSIFYLPVIEDQDLEFTKKLIDNGYKLLVSALDAEKNFFEEDLSGSYIIAVGNEGNGVSDEIKDLATVKVKIPMPGEAESLNVSVACAIMIYEKVRQNLSNAIE; encoded by the coding sequence GTGTTAAAGATAGAAAGCAAAGAAAATAAACTTTTCAAGGATACAAAAAAATTAAAAGAAAAGAAATGGCGCATTAAGAATAAAAAGTATTTAATTGAAGGTGTAAGAATAGTAGAAGAAGCTATTAAAGCTAAGGTTAAAATTGATGCTATTTTCTTAGAAGAAGATTTAGAAGATGCTAGGATAAATGCGTTTTTGGAAGGTCAATCTTTTAATAGTTATGTTTTATCAAAAGAGTTATTTAAATCTTTGTGTTCAACAGAAGCTCCTCAAGGCATTATAGCTATTGTAGATTTATCAAATAGTATAGAAAAGAAGAGTGGGAATTTTTATATATTAGCAGATAAGGTGCAAGATCCAGGAAATATGGGGACGATTATAAGAACAGCTCATGCAGCTAATGCTAAGGGTGTTATTATAACTAAAGGAACTGTTGATATATACAATGAAAAAACTATTAGATCTACTATGGGATCAATTTTTTATCTTCCTGTAATTGAGGATCAAGATTTAGAATTCACAAAGAAATTAATTGATAATGGATATAAATTATTAGTTAGTGCGTTAGATGCTGAGAAAAACTTTTTTGAGGAAGATTTAAGTGGAAGTTACATAATTGCTGTTGGCAATGAGGGCAATGGAGTTTCTGATGAAATAAAGGATTTAGCTACTGTAAAGGTGAAGATACCAATGCCTGGAGAGGCTGAATCATTAAACGTTTCTGTTGCCTGTGCAATAATGATATATGAAAAAGTTCGCCAAAATTTATCAAATGCTATTGAATAA